A region of Mauremys mutica isolate MM-2020 ecotype Southern chromosome 2, ASM2049712v1, whole genome shotgun sequence DNA encodes the following proteins:
- the LOC123365164 gene encoding NFX1-type zinc finger-containing protein 1-like, with protein MSGQKRRWPDWPESAWGPGPPKAARLSPDPGPSWRTDPCAILTDLGKLCDHSPQQLLPFLLDHDYQLEQVVESPGLSPARVYTLLRAVKVAVESAGEPELVQPVLALVLRPAFVLRSLLGFIAELESFQHQDGQISQEVMEDTVAALHHLLTASPEQTKTLLCYPVDLLFATVQRLQSRGFQFTWIIQKRLHDTKILVDSAFPRCSAPLASPAWQEDFHTIPIFPTPEEIFVDPGQKLKRNLPVGKYAGDAAYLDTHFRLLREDFVRPLRAGISAHFSLRNVFGGAGKQRGLRVYRNVQLATVGTSPVGAMYMARFQAPQGSSHTSSKRLLSGSLTCLISSDCGQVLFGTVVGGNRPELLKGAVWLDIKANHSDLLTRHLGKTNFIMVESPAFFESYRHVLEGLQELDPTQVPFQDYVVQCRTPVAPPAHFGEDVTFDLSVLHPTGRADKEPMGDTSEGHVTAVDLTAVRPGDSYIWSPETFPHLDESQILAIRMALTRELVLIQGPPGTGKTFIGLQIVEILLRNQSQWWKDQRPFLVVCYTNHALDQFMEGILQFQPSGVVRIGGRSRSDTVAACSLRNLRQKQLPALLGAAEKHQYGRMRKALQKQKESITYRTAVLELLRRGILTAAELAAEIHDDKLECSWSAGRFDMCDWLKICPVAQEEKPCQAQGRGRKAGAEEELWPCHRDERALDDEDDLDPSEWRRSTVEEKFAYILPAENSSSHQGMRKCLEEGDIMTDEDVANVRDVGELRLRDRWRLYRRWMLAYERQLKETLVEKLEEYETKAAQLAELTFQEDLWVLKRSQVIGMTTTGAAKYRKLLQKIQPHTVIVEEAAEILEAHVLTCLTPACKHLILIGDHQQLRPKPADYTLEKKYFLSISLFERMINNQIPYVQLLYQHRMRPEISQLLVPLFYKQLKDHEAVAEYEQIKGVESSVFFIQHTAAESHSADSESYSNRFEASFLVSLSRYLLEQGYDESQVTILTPYHGQVLKIRTLLRSRDMGDVAVHAVDDFQGEENDIVLLSLVRSNREGRIGFLQDKNRLCVAFSRARKGFYCIGNLAGIAAGSNGNLWKDILRLLKRKKLMGEGLTLVCQNHPDTKTVVNESSDFSKIPDGGCTLQCQTRLECGHPCTRRCHPYDRDHSLYVCQFPCSKLCELNHRCPRKCKEPCEPCSVEVEKVIPKCGHLQTIPCHMPADHWLCQEPCKQLLECKHPCTRRCGEACSTCRCKEMVDVTLPCSHVMRTECHKQKMPLTCLETCKQKLECGHHCKGNCYECVQGRLHVHCRNKCTRVLLCSHQCQESCFENCPPCKRKCPNKCRHSHCDKPCGEICFPCIQPCSWKCSHYRCTQLCSEMCNRPRCNEPCQKSLKCSHPCAGLCGEPCPPKCRTCHRDELAEILFGVEDEPEARFVVLEDCGHILEVQGLDRWMDGEPDNAQAQHVQLKVCPKCTTPIQHNTRYNNVIKAIQQKIKEIKLKIQGNREELEAGKQQLLLRLNSDRDLVAWTGMERSIMNTVSRQSLLDLENTLNFFASLSRLRQQAKKCTVARERNLKRKIEAVEHWIGRNRRAFTAQQLRECRNEIKRISYLGNIFERLSGYENKQASLPTEAMALANEAIGVLQQQDPFTQSREESLQRVLEKIDEWLPAAGLQLSEAERAMITEAMQFGRGHWYRCPQGHLYTIGECGRPMQQSSCPECGATIGGHNHTLTRDNVTDDQILESASAQEREPRLQDSILALPRSCDQPDSPPPRPPSPHPQPDSPPPHPPSPHPQPDSPPPRPPSPHPQPDSPPPHPPSPHPQPDSPPLCLHSPHPQPDSPPLCLRSPHPQPDSPSPRPPSPHPQPDSPPRCPRSPHPDSPPRCPRSPHPQPDSPPLCPRSPHPQPDSPPLCPRSPHPQPDSPPLCPRSPHPQPDSPPFARAAPTRTRPPFARAAPTLRRTRPPFARAAPSRTRPPFARAAPTLSRTRPPFAGAAPSRTHPPFARAAPSRTRPPFARAAPTRTRPPFARAAPTLSRTRPPFARAAPTPRSPPPFACAAPTLSRTRPPLPAQPPPSAGLAAPLPAQPPPGLAPPSPAQPPPQPDSPPPRPPSPHPQPDSPPPRPPSPHPQPDSPPLCLRSPHPQPDSPIQPPLPAGLANPLPAVRHRRPRTQAPGRAKQAPYSLRHRASRQENCC; from the exons ATGTCTGGCCAGAAGAGGAGGTGGCCGGACTGGCCTGAGAGTGCCTGGGGGCCAGGGCCACCGAAAGCTGCCCGGCTCTCCCCGGATCCAGGGCCCAGCTGGCGGACGGATCCTTGCGCCATCCTCACTGACTTGGGCAAGCTCTGTGACCACAGCCCCCAGCAACTCCTACCCTTCCTGCTGGACCACGACTACCAGCTGGAGCAGGTCGTGGAGAGccccggcctgagccccgccaGGGTGTATACGCTGCTGCGGGCCGTGAAGGTGGCGGTGGAGAGCGCTGGTGAGCCGGAGCTGGTCCAGCCGGTCCTGGCCCTGGTGCTGAGACCAGCTTTCGTGCTCAGGAGCCTGCTGGGCTTCATTGCTGAGCTGGAGAGCTTCCAGCACCAGGACGGGCAGATCTCCCAGGAGGTGATGGAGGACACGGTGGCTGCCCTGCACCATCTGCTGACAGCGTCCCCCGAGCAGACGAAGACCCTCCTCTGCTACCCTGTGGACCTTCTCTTCGCCACTGTCCAAAGACTCCAGAGCCGCGGCTTTCAGTTTACGTGGATCATCCAGAAACGGCTTCACGACACCAAGATCCTGGTGGACTCGGCCTTCCCACGGTGCAGTGCGCCCCTCGCCTCACCAGCCTGGCAGGAGGATTTCCACACCATCCCCATTTTCCCAACCCCGGAGGAGATATTCGTCGACCCTGGGCAGAAGCTGAAGCGCAACCTCCCCGTTGGGAAGTACGCGGGCGACGCGGCCTACCTGGACACGCACTtccggctgctgcgggaggaTTTCGTCCGGCCCTTGAGGGCCGGGATCTCGGCTCACTTCTCCTTGCGGAACGTGTTCGGGGGCgctgggaagcagagggggctgcgggtctaTAGGAACGTGCAGCTGGCGACGGTGGGCACCTCCCCAGTCGGTGCCATGTACATGGCCAGGTTCCAGGCCCCGCAGGGCTCCTCCCACACCTCCTCCAAACGGCTGCTGAGCGGCTCCCTGACCTGCCTCATCTCCAGTGACTGTGGCCAGGTGTTGTTTGGGACTGTGGTGGGGGGCAACAGGCCTGAGCTCCTGAAGGGGGCCGTGTGGTTGGACATTAAGGCAAACCACAGCGACCTCCTGACGAGGCACCTGGGGAAAACCAACTTCATCATGGTGGAGTCGCCGGCCTTCTTCGAGTCCTACCGGCACGTGCTGGAGGGGCTGCAGGAGCTGGACCCCACCCAGGTGCCGTTCCAGGACTACGTCGTGCAGTGCCGCACCCCCGTCGCCCCGCCCGCGCACTTCGGAGAGGACGTGACCTTTGACCTCTCTGTTCTGCACCCCACGGGGCGAGCCGACAAAGAGCCCATGGGAGACACATCTGAG GGGCACGTGACCGCGGTGGACCTGACGGCCGTGAGACCCGGCGACTCCTATATCTGGTCTCCAGAGACATTTCCTCACTTAGACGAGTCTCAGATCTTGGCCATTCGAATGGCCCTGACCAGGGAATTGGTGCTGATCCAGGGCCCACCGGGGACAG GCAAAACCTTCATTGGGCTCCAGATCGTGGAGATCCTGTTGAGGAATCAGTCTCAGTGGTGGAAGGACCAGAGACCCTTCCTGGTCGTCTGCTACACAAACCACGCTCTGGACCAATTTATGGAAG GGATCCTGCAGTTCCAGCCCTCCGGCGTGGTGCGCATTGGGGGAAGGAGCAGAAGTGACACGGTGGCAGCTTGCTCCTTGAGGAACCTTCGCCAAAAGCAGCTGCCAGCGCTCCTGGGGGCCGCGGAGAAGCACCAGTATGGCCGG ATGCGGAAGGCCTTGCAGAAGCAGAAGGAGAGCATCACCTACCGCACCGCGGTGCTGGAGCTCCTCCGCCGAGGGATCCTCACGGCCGCAGAGCTGGCAGCGGAGATCCACGATGACAAGCTGGAGTGCTCCTGG AGCGCGGGGCGCTTCGACATGTGCGACTGGCTGAAGATCTGCCCCGTGGCGCAGGAGGAGAAGCCGTgccaggctcagggcaggggccggaAGGCAG gcgcgGAGGAAGAGCTCTGGCCGTGCCACAGGGACGAGCGGGCCCTGGATGACGAGGACGATCTGGACCCTTCCGAGTGGCGGCGGAGCACGGTGGAGGAGAAGTTTGCTTACATCCTCCCCGCTGAGAACAG ctcctcacaCCAAGGGATGCGCAAATGCTTGGAGGAGGGTGACATCATGACCGACGAGGACGTCGCGAACGTGAGAGACGTCGGGGAGCTGCGGCTGAGGGATCGCTGGCGTCTCTACag GAGGTGGATGCTGGCCTACGAGCGGCAGCTGAAGGAGACGCTGGTGGAGAAGCTGGAGGAGTACGAGACGAAAGCAGCCCAGCTAGCGGAGCTGACCTTCCAGGAGGACCTGTGGGTGCTGAAACGCAGCCAGGTCATTGGCATGACGACAACAG GGGCTGCCAAGTACCGAAAGCTCTTGCAGAAAATCCAGCCCCACACTGTGATTGTGGAAGAGGCAGCAGAGATCCTGGAAGCGCACGTTCTAACCTGCCTCACGCCGGCCTGCAAGCACCTCATCCTGATTGGAGACCACCAGCAG CTGCGACCCAAACCCGCCGATTACACCTTGGAGAAGAAGTATTTCCTCAGCATCTCCCTGTTCGAGCGCATGATAAATAATCAGATCCCCTATGTGCAGCTGCTCTATCAG CACCGCATGCGCCCCGAGATTTCCCAGCTGCTGGTCCCGCTCTTCTACAAACAGCTCAAAGACCACGAAGCCGTTGCAGAATATGAACAGATCAAG GGCGTGGAGAGCAGCGTCTTCTTCATCCAGCACACAGCGGCCGAGAGCCACAGCGCTGACTCCGAGAGCTACAGCAACAGGTTTGAGGCTTCATTCCTGGTCTCGCTGAGCAGATACCTCCTGGAGCAGGGATACGACGAGAGCCAAGTCACCATTCTGACCCCCTACCATGGCCAGGTGCTGAAGATCCGCACACTGCTGAGGAGCAGAGACATGGGAGACGTGGCTGTCCACGCCGTGGATGACTTCCAAGGGGAGGAGAATGACATCGTTCTTCTCTCGCTAGTACGAAGCAACAGAGAAGGGAGGATTGGTTTCCTCCAGGATAAAAATCGGCTCTGTGTGGCTTTCTCACGGGCCAGGAAGGGCTTCTATTGCATTGGAAACCTAGCTGGCATTGCAGCTGGGTCCAACGGCAATCTGTGGAAAGATATTCTACGTCTCCTAAAGAGAAAGAAACTTATGGGGGAAGGGCTGACGCTGGTGTGTCAAAATCACCCCGATACCAAGACAGTGGTGAACGAGAGTTCGGACTTCAGTAAAATCCCTGACGGAGGCTGCACGCTCCAGTGCCAAACCCGGCTGGAATGCGGCCACCCCTGCACGCGCCGCTGCCACCCGTACGACAGGGATCACAGCCTATACGTTTGCCAGTTCCCATGCTCCAAGCTGTGTGAGCTCAACCACAGGTGTCCGAGAAAGTGCAAGGAACCGTGCGAACCTTGTTCCGTGGAAGTGGAAAAAGTCATTCCAAAGTGTGGGCACCTCCAGACCATCCCCTGTCACATGCCAGCTGATCACTGGCTCTGCCAAGAGCCATGCAAGCAGCTTCTGGAATGCAAACACCCATGCACGCGCCGCTGTGGGGAAGCCTGCAGCACCTGCAGGTGCAAGGAAATGGTTGACGTTACTCTGCCCTGTTCTCACGTAATGAGAACTGAATGCCACAAGCAGAAAATGCCTCTGACCTGCCTTGAGACATGCAAACAGAAACTTGAGTGTGGACACCACTGCAAAGGAAACTGCTATGAATGTGTGCAGGGCAGGCTGCACGTCCACTGCCGTAACAAGTGCACAAGGGTCCTTCTGTGTTCCCACCAGTGCCAGGAATCGTGTTTTGAGAACTGTCCTCCATGCAAGAGAAAATGCCCCAACAAGTGCAGACACAGCCACTGCGATAAGCCATGCGGGGAGATCTGTTTTCCCTGTATACAGCCCTGTTCCTGGAAATGCAGCCATTACCGGTGCACACAACTGTGCTCCGAGATGTGCAATCGCCCCCGCTGCAATGAGCCCTGCCAAAAAtcactcaaatgcagccacccctGCGCAGGCCTTTGTGGAGAGCCGTGTCCGCCCAAGTGTCGCACGTGCCACAGAGACGAGCTGGCAGAGATTTTATTTGGGGTTGAAGACGAGCCAGAGGCCCGTTTCGTTGTCCTAGAAGACTGTGGACACATTTTGGAGGTGCAGGGCCTGGATCGCTGGATGGATGGTGAGCCAGACAACGCCCAGGCCCAACACGTCCAGCTGAAGGTGTGCCCCAAATGCACGACACCCATCCAGCACAACACGCGTTACAACAACGTGATCAAGGCCATACAGCAAAAAATCAAGGAGATCAAATTGAAGATTCAGGGAAACAGGGAAGAACTTGAAGCTGGAAAGCAGCAACTGCTCCTTCGGCTGAACAGCGACAGAGACCTCGTGGCCTGGACGGGTATGGAGAGAAGCATTATGAACACTGTCTCCCGGCAGAGCCTTCTGGACTTGGAGAATACCCTAAATTTCTTTGCAAGTCTCTCCAGACTGAGGCAACAAGCGAAGAAGTGCACAGTGGCGAGAGAACGCAATTTGAAAAGGAAGATTGAGGCTGTGGAGCACTGGATCGGCAGAAACAGACGCGCCTTCACAGCTCAGCAGCTCAGGGAGTGCAGGAATGAGATCAAGAGGATATCGTACCTGGGAAACATCTTTGAGCGGCTGAGTGGCTACGAAAACAAACAAGCATCGTTACCCACCGAGGCCATGGCACTTGCTAACGAAGCCATAGGcgtcctccagcagcaggacccTTTCACCCAGAGTCGGGAGGAATCTCTCCAGAGGGTGCTGGAGAAGATTGATGAGTGGCTTCCTGCTGCAGGACTGCAGCTCTCCGAGGCAGAGAGGGCCATGATAACAGAGGCCATGCAATTTGGCAGGGGCCACTGGTACAGGTGCCCTCAGGGCCATTTGTACACGATTGGGGAATGCGGCCGCCCAATGCAGCAGAGCAGCTGCCCTGAGTGCGGAGCTACCATTGGGGGGCATAACCACACGCTCACTCGGGATAACGTCACCGACGATCAAATACTGGAATCCGCTAGTGCACAGGAGCGAGAACCACGTCTACAGGACAGTATCTTAGCTCTGCCCCGCTCCTGCGATCAGCCGGACTCACCCCCCCCTCgcccgcccagcccccaccctcagccGGACTCACCGCCCCCTCacccgcccagcccccaccctcagccGGACTCACCCCCCCCTCgcccgcccagcccccaccctcagccGGACTCACCGCCCCCTCacccgcccagcccccaccctcagccGGACTCACCCCCCCTTTGCCTGCacagcccccaccctcagccGGACTCACCCCCCCTTTGCCTGCgcagcccccaccctcagccGGACTCACCCTCCCCTCgcccgcccagcccccaccctcagccGGACTCGCCTCCCCGTTGCCCGCGCAGCCCCCACCCGGACTCGCCCCCCCGTTGCCCGCgcagcccccaccctcagccGGACTCGCCCCCCCTTtgcccccgcagcccccaccctcagccGGACTCGCCCCCCCTTTGCCCGCgcagcccccaccctcagccGGACTCGCCCCCCCTTTGCCCGCGCAGTCCCCACCCTCAGCCGGACTCGCCCCCCTTTGCCCGCGCAGCCCCCACCCGGACTCGCCCCCCCTTTGCCCGCgcagcccccaccctccgccGGACTCGCCCCCCCTTTGCCCGCGCAGCCCCCAGCCGGACTCGCCCCCCCTTTGCCCGCgcagcccccaccctcagccGGACTCGCCCCCCCTTTGCCGGCGCAGCCCCCAGCCGGACTCACCCCCCCTTTGCCCGCGCAGCCCCCAGCCGGACTCGCCCCCCCTTTGCCCGCGCAGCCCCCACCCGGACTCGCCCCCCCTTTGCCCGCgcagcccccaccctcagccGGACTCGCCCCCCCTTTGCCCGCGCAGCCCCCACCCCGAGGTCTCCCCCACCGTTCGCCTGCgcagcccccaccctcagccGGACTCGCCCCCCTTTGCCCGCgcagcccccaccctcagccGGACTCGCCGCCCCATTGCccgcgcagcccccccccggacTCGCCCCCCCCtcgcccgcccagcccccccctcaGCCGGACTCGCCCCCCCCTCgcccgcccagcccccaccctcagccGGACTCACCCCCCCCTCgcccgcccagcccccaccctcagccGGACTCGCCCCCCCTTTGCCTGCgcagcccccaccctcagccGGACTCACcaatccagccccccctgccagctggccttgccaaccccctgcctgctgTCAGGCACCGCAGGCCTCGAACCCAGGCCCCTGGGCGCGCCAAGCAGGCACCTTACTCTTTGCGCCACCGCGCGTCAAGGCAGGAAAACTGCTGCTAA
- the HGH1 gene encoding protein HGH1 homolog, whose protein sequence is MDEEQARELLGFLCLDTRPDLKGQATGYVLGLTGSAEGRTLLAGRPDFLEALLLLTGDRSLAVVKDSYHSLINLSVAVGSHRVLAKELPVLLHRLLDSGYAFADQVCTLLSNLSREEGTCRQVFQAMQEEGLGLAQVVEVFCTEGYNKKAALHYVGPLLSNLTQLPETREFLLDRSRCVVQRLLPYTQYEASAIRRGGVIGTLRNCCFEYKYHEWLLSPEVDLLPFLLLPLAGPEEFPEAEMERLPVDLQYLPPDKQREKDPDIRKMLLEAVMLLTATKAGRQLVKEKGTYLVVRELHQWETEPDVQAACKKLIQVLIGDEPEPGMENLLEVKIPEDVEERLQHLDREEERQQQETQSKGPGAQLGSSGRSR, encoded by the exons atGGACGAGGAGCAGGCCAGAGAGCTGCTGGGGTTCCTCTGCCTGGACACCCGGCCTGATCTAAAGGGCCAGGCCACAGGCTACGTCCTGGGGCTAACGGGCAGTGCGGAGGGGCGGACGCTGCTGGCAGGCAGGCCGGATTTCCtggaggctctgctgctgctgacggGTGATCGCTCCTTGGCCGTGGTGAAGGACAGTTACCACTCGCTCATCAACCTGTCTGTGGCCGTGGGCAGCCACAGGGTCCTGGCTAAggagctgccagtgctgctgcacCGCCTGCTGGACTCGGGCTACGCCTTCGCCGACCAGGTCTGCACCCTCCTCTCCAACCTGTCCCGGGAGGAGGGCACCTGCCGCCAGGTTTTCCAGGCCAtgcaggaggaggggctggggctggcccaggTTGTGGAGGTGTTCTGCACCGAGGGCTACAACAAGAAGGCAGCCCTGCACTACGTGGGCCCCCTGCTCTCCAATCTGACTCAGCTGCCAGAGACCCGGGAGTTCCTGCTGGACAGATCCAG GTGCGTGGTGCAGAGGCTGCTGCCCTACACACAGTACGAGGCCTCCGCCATCCGCCGAGGGGGGGTGATCGGGACGCTCAGGAACTGCTGCTTCGAGTACA AGTACCATGAGTGGCTGCTAAGCCCCGAGGTGGACCTGCTCCCCTTCCTCCTGCTGCCGTTGGCGGGCCCTGAGGAGTTCCCTGAAGCAGAAATGGAAA ggctgcccgtGGACCTGCAGTACCTGCCACCAGACAAGCAGCGGGAGAAGGACCCCGACATCCGGAAGATGCTGCTGGAGGCAGTCATGCTG CTCACAGCCACCAAGGCCGGCCGGCAGCTGGTGAAGGAGAAGGGCACCTACCTGGTCGTGCGGGAGCTCCACCAGTGGGAGACGGAGCCCGACGTCCAGGCTGCCTGCAAGAAGCTGATCCAG GTGCTGATTGGGGATGAGCCAGAGCCCGGGATGGAGAACCTGCTGGAGGTGAAGATCCCCGAGGACGTGGAGGAGCGACTGCAGCACCTGGATCGGGAGGAGgagcggcagcagcaggagacgCAGAGCAAGGGGCCTGGGGCGCAGCTGGGATCCTCGGGGCGGTCGAGGTGA